A region from the Lolium perenne isolate Kyuss_39 chromosome 4, Kyuss_2.0, whole genome shotgun sequence genome encodes:
- the LOC127348749 gene encoding uncharacterized protein has translation MTEPVDKVAMMLAGSGQPHGRLPRLVRGFKPQRNFTQIKATLPSGSYATSSRTTCRSRVEVDTQLEEAYAVAYEEYLEKIKEHDLVKDAYVQWTSNQMASFTRFMMTGVREEPLPEPPHPGPTPVFPSKEEFYIMYKRQRQLTPGLGESGNDTPCGTPMHPGRHSPGASAEPRHFSGSGGSRRGSTSPSTVEIQRPHFTDSELARHCS, from the exons atgacCGAGCCGGTCGACAAGGTGGCGATGATGCTGGCGGGGTCCGGCCAGCCGCATGGACGTCTGCCTCGCCTTGTCAGGGGTTTCAAGCCTCAGAGGAACttcacgcagatcaaggctaccctcccctccggcagctacgctacctcctcgcggactacatgccgttctcgggtagaggttgat actcagctcgaggaggcctatgcagtagcttacgaggagtatctcgagaagattaaggagcatgaccttgtgaaagatgcctatgtccagtggacgagcaaccagatggcg agtttcactcggttcatgatgactggagtgcgagaggaaccactcccagagccacctcatccggggccgacgccagtgttcccgtccaaggaggagttctatatcatgtacaagcgtcagcgtcagttgaccccg ggattgggagaatccgggaacgacactccttgtggtacgccgatgcaccccggtcgccattctcctggtgcttctgccgaacctcggcatttttctggttccggtggctctcgtcgtggttctacctccccgagcaccgtcgaGATACAGCGGCCTCACTTCACCGACTCGGAGCTAGCTCGTCACTGTAGCTAG